The DNA segment GGCTGAAACTTCCTCATCGACCTCCTCATGTCAAGACGGTCCAATTTCAACATCCGCCGGTTCAGAGGACCCTTGAATCATGACACCTGCCCGCATACGGGCCACCAGCTTggatccttcttcttctttttcttcgaaCTCATCCCTTAGCCGCCGGACTGAGTCCAAGGATAGAGCGCCGGTGTTTCCCTTGGGTTTACGGGCTTGCCTCTTTTTGGTTTTCTTCCCCTCAGAATTCGAGGAACTCGGGGCTCTTTCCTCTTCTTCTCTCTCACCTGCTTTGGAACAGATGGTTGGGAAAAGACCTCTTCATCACCAGACGGGGGCCTTATTGCCACGTCCTTCCCGAgacctacaaaagaaaaaagatgagTAAGCTCAGGAAGAAGTCCGTGCGATGACCAATTATTAAATTGGAAGGAAAAATTTACCATGATTACGGGCCTCCCATCGACCCTTCAAAAAATCGCGCTATGAATGCTCGGAATATGTCCTCTACGACACGAGGCCCCTGACCCATTCCTCGAGTCGAAGAATTGCATCCGGCATCCAAGCGACGGCTGCATCGAGAAACATCGATAAgaagggaaaaatgaaaaatgcaaTAAACAAAGTTTTAAGGGTAAAGCTAACTTACGCTTCATGTTCTATTTCTCAGAAAATGACATATCCTCGGTCAGAATCAGATCTGAGGTCTTCACTCAAACAAATCAGCCCATCCAACCTCGATCTCGATCCTCGTCTATGCTCGGGAAAGGTGCTTTTGTGGCCCGGCGAGAAAGTTTTATCAGTCCCCCTCCATAGAGTCGAGGACTATACAGACGTATGAGATGATCGATAGTGAAGGGAAACCCATAGATTTTACTTAAAATGAAGCGAAGAAGTAtcactatcctccagaaagaaggGTGAATTTGACCGAGGGTAAGTAGGTATAGTTTAATGTAAAAATTTGGTGCACGTAAATTATTACCCTTGTTAGATGTAGCAAGTACCTAACAAATTAAGATAAGTTTTATCTTGTATAGGGTATTTACACCCATCAATAATAAATATAAGACGGCTGTATCTTTCTTACACCGTTATTTCTTAGTcatgattatttatttatttttttaaattttgacaATTAAAATAGTTTGATATAAATATGAAAAACGTATAAAAAGACTAAGACCCATTTGTTTATagattcttttttcctttttgattttttttcgaaAACGTGTTTGTTCATAAATTTGTAtgtttttgaatatttttttaaaataagtttttcaaaaaccaaattattttaatttttttccctACTCacaaaactaaaatattttttcaaataaaatataattccaaacataattttaaatattatgtttcaacttaacttcaaaaattacttttttctaaACACTATACTTTTTTCGTCCAAAAGCTACTAATTATGGTGGCTAACTCAAAATCCAAAAACGAAAAACTATAAAATTGCTCTTTGGAGTTTGGCCTAAAAGCAAATGTCAGAAACCCAACCAAACAGCTCAGTTCCGATTCACCTTTGACTCTCTCTTTGtcccttttcttcttctccataCATATATATCTGCAAAAAAGTCAGCTCTTCCATTCCATTCCCTTCCCCTTTTCCTTATTTCTCACTCTCATCTCTCAAACTAATATATGTTTTCTAACACCCAAAATTTATACGAACTCCGGCTTACTTTTTTATATacatagtgtgtgtgtgtgttgtggaTTTTAATGGAATTTGATTTATCCAAACAAGACGGCACTTGATACTGCGCGCGGCGTGACGGGGGCGGCGGTGATCTGCTTCTCGGTAGACGGTAAGCCGGccccttgttttttttttttttttgttaaatatAGAGCAAATAATTAATACTGTTGTCTTTCTGTAGCCACTAATTAATGCCTTCTAAAagtttcttttttctcttcttctctctCCATTTATTAGCACTATTCGTGCACTGTTTTAAATGCACGTAGCCTTCCTACAGTGTGTAAATCAGTATATAGCTTCTTTTTTTTgtggaaatatatatatttatactaaTTGTCACTAGAAAAGTGACGAATGCAAGATAATACACATTGTCAAACAAAAAAATTTAACCGAATTTGGTACATGCACTAAAGTCTAAACCATATAATTTACTAGTTAAATAATAAAGAAAGATAAAATTACATACTGATTAACAAATAAACTTTTAAGTATAAAATTTGTTTACTGCTTTTCTATATAGTATGCTATATGTACAAGCACAGTACGCATGTTTATGTACAGAGTGCACAGATGACAAGTGAATATTAATTGCAttaacagagagagagagagagagattttacCAATTTAGGTTTGTTGATTTAATACTGCTATGTTCCTCCTTTTCCTTTTTGCTCTTCTTACTTAAAAATTACATTCTTTTCTTTCACATTCATTTTGTTTCTTAATTGCCTATGTTGATTGAATTTAAATGGCATGACTCTTTGCCATTTCATCAGGTCAAGATTTCATTACTTggtatctctctctctctctctctctctaaatatTTGTAAATTTGTTGTCTCTATTTATGTGTATCTGTATGTCTGTGTTGATGCAGAAGAGGGTCTCAGATTTTGGGATTTATCTGTTAATTTAGCTTGTTTTTGCAGTTAGTTTTCCGTGGCTGTGATTGCATTTTCTTTAGTGTTATCTTGTTTTTTGCTCTTTGCTCTTCATATCTGAAATTTAAAGCTGTATTTAGTGTTCTAAGTTTGTTTAGCCTTTCTGAGATTTAAATATCAGTAGAAAATATAATGAATTTCtagaattttatttatttcatttTGAATAGTATTAGCTTGAGATGAGTTTATATAAAATTATTAGTGAAAATTCATATAACTGGCCGTAACTTATTTGGGATTAAAGGTGTTTTGATACTTTGCTATGAAACCCAAACCCAAATATTGTCATACGATTaaagaatttaaaatttaaatgTTTACCCTTTTATTTATGGTTTTATGAGATTGTGAATTGTATTGGGATCTGAGAAGAACCTGCCAGAATGTATAACTCTGGAGAATgcctttttcattatttttctaattttttagtTACCCTTTTGAGGGGGTTAATTAAAATATTAGTAAGGGATTAGATCTAGTAAGAAGTGAGTGGTAATTTATTTGTAGATAGCTAAAGGACAAAACAAATGGTGGGGATTGGTCATTGACTTAGGAAATGGGCTTGTATTTTGGCCGTTTAAGCTATGTACAAAATTTTCAAAGTTGAAATGACCAGTTCTTGTCCTTTTCTTTATCTACTATGGACAAAGTTCAGCTGCCATGTGGTTAGGCAATTTAACATAAAAAGTGACTATTTGTACAGGAGGTAAGCCAACTTGCtttgtttttgtaattttcctGCATTTTGATTGAGATCATTATGCACCTTtggcattttttttctttttgtattttttttttaaattttaagtttgtGTGAATTCTGTGCAACAGAAAATGAGCTGGTTGTTTTTCTGTAACTGAAGTTTTCTCTGATGTGTTACTGACAGTAGTCCGCCTTGCTTAATCCTTTGGTCATGGTGTGAAATTATTTCTATTGAACTCCTGTTAGATGATCTGAACTATTTTCAACGGTTCTTTCATGTTTATGGTGCAAAAGCCATTAGATCTATCTCCAGTGGTATATGAAACTGGTTCACTGTCAttctgattctttttttttttgggcttCGTGTTGTATAAGGTCGGAAACTTGTATGTTAAGTGTAAGGATAGGTGTATGATGTAGAAATACTCTAGCTTTGAGAACGCCTAATTTGCTTAATAGACAAATTTTATATTATGAATGAAAGGACAACTGGTGCTGTAGAGTGGGATGGTTAAAGACTATAGAGGATTCATATCTCAGTCCGTACTTAGTTTGGGAATGAGGCATCGTTAGATTGTTTGCATTCTTGGCCACTGTTCTCGTTAATACTACTAGATGGTTTGGCCTGTTATACTATGGTGTTTCTGGCTACTTTTTTGGGGTCGAATATGTTGCTAAAATTATCCTTGTCAAGGAATTTGCAAGTATTCACAGCCAATTCCTCCTAAACATATTTTGGAAAGTCTGTTGACATAGGTTTCTGAGTCATATATATCTTACCTCAGATGTTGATGTTTGCTTCACTGCTTGTGAGAATTCTCCAGACTCGTCCAACTGATGTAATCTATGAATTTTCTGCTGCTGCTAAGAATGCATCTTTCGTAGGTCTTAAGCTCGCCGATGGCTTTTTTTCTACTTTTAATACAATAAGGAGTGAATTAATCTGATACTTCCTGTTTCTGGTTATCTTTGCCTTACTGCCCATTGAATTTGTTCAAATACTTATCTATTTATTGGATTCTTTACGTCTTAATGTTATATTGTCAGATTGCACCTAAACAGGACTCAATAGATCATATTATCTCTCAACTTGGTTCTTGAATTGAGAAGTTAAATCGCCTGTGGACATTGATTGTCTgtttgtattccatgtatttgaATCACTTGAATGTGACGACAGTGTCTTAACACGCTGAAGAGAAGGCCACCATGAAGGAAAATCTGGACGAGAAATTAAATCACTCAAATGGTTACAATGAGTCTAAGTCTTTAGTCTTTCCAACAAAAGATCTGCTTGATTCAAATGGTTATCATGGCGGTAAAGACTCTTTGGAAAGTGAAACAAAAGAGAGGAATGAATTCTGGAAACATCAGGAACTTAATGGCTCTGTATTTTTTGAAGATATTTCAAGAAGTAACAAACATGAAACTACTTGTAAGAGAAATGGAAATCCTTTTGCATGTGACACAGAAGATAGAGATCACACCTGGAGTATTCCAGAATTTGAGGGCTCGATGATTGTTGACGTTGATGATAAAGAAAATGGAGCCATAGTCTCTAATGCACCATTTACCTCTGTTTCAGAGTTGTTTGGTATAGACACTCTTTTATTTACCGATAAGGGTGTCGTGGAATGCAAATTGCCTGAATCGACAATTTGCTACAAAGAGAGTAACTATAACATTATGAAAGACATATGCATAGATGAGGGATGCATAGATGAAGGTGTACCTCTAGTGGATAAAATTGTAACTGAAAGCACGAAAGATGATCAGCCCAACTCGTCTGTTTCTCTAGCTGCTGACGAACACCGCCCCAGCTATACAAGGGGAGATATTGACAGTGAATTGTTCTCAACAGGTGAGTATAAAGCTTCATCAATTGAAGATACCGACAAAATTGCTTTGGCTCATCATACAACTAAAGAAGATGAGGATACTAAATCGCTTGTTCCAATTCCAAGTGTTTTAAAACCCTCCTCAGAAGATAATATCAGCAAAGGTGCTGTTAAGGATTCTTGTCTAGAGGATGTGATGAAGATTTTTGGATCAAAATATACTACAATGGCAAAAGCCATTAACACATCAGAAAAAGAACCCGGCATTCAGAATTCTAAAGAATCTGGCTCTGATGCTGATCAATCAGCACAGCAGCCTGATCAGGTTTGTTTATGTTATTTTTACAAAGTCGCCTATATTTAAATGCCATGTGGTTGATAAGTCTATGTGCATTTTTTTTGACACATTCCTGTGGTAAAACTTGATTACAAGTGCAGTTCCTTGAACTGCAGATGCCTTCTGGCGTGGCAACTGTCAACAGCCAAAATGCCGTCTCGGCACCTGACGAAAAAAACAACAATGGGCCACGTAGCAACTTCTTTTCCAATAGCAAGTCGGAAGCTGGAGCTATTACTTGTGACCAAAGCTCTACTGAGTCAACTTTAAGTAGCAGTGTGGAAAATGTCGTCAACAACTTGCCTGAAAAATCCCTTAAATTAGAGTCTAACTCCAGTCACAAGGATGGGAGTTCTGATAGCATTTCAGCTGGTAGTCAATTTCATTTTACCAACAGTGTGGACAGGAGCGATAGGACTGTTCATGGACAATCTCTTGACCCCAAAAATATGGCTAATCTCGAGGACAAAACCTCTGATAATCTCCCCCTCGGTACGCATGGTCATTTTGCAGATGGAGAGGCAAGTTTTTCTGCAGGAGGTCCTGCATCTGGTCTGATCACTTACTCGGGACCTATATCACATTCGGGCAGCGTTTCTCTTCGGTCAGATAGCAGTACAACCAGTGCTAGATCCTTTGCCTTCCCAGTGTAATCTTCTGCTACGTCTTATGCTAAAATATTTTTTCCCATTATCTTCCAGTTGCTGCAAGTATGTGATGAACATTTTACTTGTGTTGGTATTTGCAGCTTACAGAATGAATGGAACAGTAGTCCAGTAAGAATGGCAAAGACAGAAAGAAGGCGGAAACAGAGGGGTTGGAGACAGAGCCTTCTCTGTTGTAGATTCTAAGtccttttatttcttttaatAGGGTTGTTAGTTCAAATATATACATCACTTATAATCCGAAATCATGATCCATTGAGTATTTGTAATTATAAATGTTGATATTCTCTTAGGAATGATATGTCAGTGGTGGTAGGTTTAGATGGCTCTTTGAGTTTGATTACTTAAAGAGTGGAGGCTGTGAAATGTAAAAATTCACATATTTGTTTTCCTTACTTTATATGATCCTTCTATAATATAATCATTTAGCAGTGAAACTTATATTACCTTAAACTAGCTTACTGTTTATATGATCCTTCTATAATATAATCATTTAGCAGTGAAACTTATATTACCTTAAACTAGCTTACTGTTATGCTCCTTTGCAAATCTATTCTAAGGATGTGTAACGAAGATTTCTCTATTTTTAATCAAAGGTTTCGAGAGTGAGTTTTGAGAATAGAGAACCTCTTAATAAGGAGAACTTTACCCCAATAGTGGGCTGCCGGGTTTGAATTCAGATTAGCTGGACTAGGaacatttattatttaaaactcAATTGCGTGTAGCAAACACGAGTTTGGTAACTATCCAACGTGTCGAGCTACACCAATAACATAATAATCCTTTACAACGTAGTGCAtataacttaaattcattttaatagGTCCACCCGAGCTAGGTCCGGAAGGATAAGACTTTGTGGGCCTACCTTCCTTTTAACTGTTATAAATTCCAAACAGAATGACACTTTCATGTTAAGTTTCACCACCGGCCACTGTACCATAACATGGAAATCATCGTAAGAATCATCACCTCCCGTATTCCAAATAAAATTTAATATTCTTCTAACATGTTTAATCTATATATTATGTTTAATCTATATATTACATATGTCACACACAAAATAATCTATGCCagaatatttttattaattaacatttcatgaactaataacaattaaaaataacaatGGAGTTCTGTAACCTATTATACATTCCCGCcgtatctaatacaaaatttcaaattcaagttatgaactatctcaatagttTAACTTATATGAATACACATTTTATccacaataaaataatattaGCATTCAAACGATTTGAATATTGCACAAGACACAAGTAATATggtttgaactcttcaaatataattttaaaatatttcgtaaataaattttagacacgagaaaccatggctctgataccattgcCAGATTGCACATAGATGTTCTTAATAcacagcggaagacaataacaatcctaggaagatcttttcgtgtttaaaatttattcaTGTCAAAGATCGAATTTGAGACatacctggtgaagagagtctcgtttaaaaaattcttcgatagtgcgaagactctatgtgtatccacaccgagaccgacCCTTACTATCAACTCTTTAATCAATGAAACTGAAGTTTTCTAAAAAAATTCAGTCTAGAAATAAACGGAACAAGGAAAACAGTttctttgtcaaacatatataACCTCTTGAAATATTACGTTGATCCAATTCAAAATTGGATTCAACTTTCAATCCTTTTATTCATATTTCATATACATTCTTACATGAAATATTAATTATATGTATCACATACATATTTCAATTAAGagatataatttatttttctattccaaatagaaaacttcaatctgttcacaatattaattatattgtctgtgctagcaaagaatacaataatatttcatttggactaataatttAATTACcaaacaataaaataattaatcctttagcaaagaccAGAACACTCGTTAgagtgcgaccccataggttcaatattAAAACGATaataaattatcatatcaatatactaatcaagggtggtgtcacacctcctttttttctaCACCCCGAAAaaagtataagggagttttttccaacataaagtgacaatcgaaacgagattcaTTTATTACTAAATATTCAGGGTctccacttgagataatttatggtatcccaagtcaccggttcaaatcccgaatcaaggaaaagattgactctgttttacagtccgcgaacacagaaattcgggtaaggaattctgttaacccgggagaagatgttaggcattcccgggttccgtggttctagcacggtcgctcaactgttatacttggcctattatctgattttaatacatattttagcctatggttcaattttaacttattaaccgctcttattcatttttaggaagattgcaacgtcatttaaaatatgtcttgaaccacgtcacataaatgcacccgcggtccacgacacattttatttaacgttgttgggatttggatttgggtcacatgaaatgcacactcgaatttaggaaggtaattttaaattacgcgcctaaagcaactacgcatttttcaactttgcgagggccatagaaaattcgctaaatggcatgcctcgaattctaaggatttaaaattaattaaattagggccatgagttttgaggttttattgttgatggagtggtataaattgataagtacaaaaggcctaaagaaatgggttagctacatttatatcactggagccttttgttatagcatactacaattcagaaatgtggagttggcatttatgtgaaaataacaaaagacaggtgccaactttgggttcatctccatatcatcttcaaaagaccgactttcgttttcaaattctagaaagaaactaacaaaattttataacaaaataacgaatcttaaatgaccatatgagcacaaaaaaaaCCATGCCAAGAACTATTCAGATGAATCAGAAGAACAAAACAAAtatggacatacaaaaatgcatttttaacttgattataacaaagaacacttaaagtgattaatttatttaacactatgctaaagagaaagttgtagtatcaccactataacttctacagtaccattttgaagtagaggaagttgaatcttcacattgtttaatttaagaaaatatgcagctaataacataaattgaagataagatccttccactaacgcaatctattttttttttttacatcttaatgttgacaaattgttcaacttcacatacttttttaaatttcaaaatatgaacatggtgctacatgggcttgaaatctaaatgtaaacaaaacaatacctgctggttacaagtcatgagccaagaaaaataaaaacaaaacaaagaaaacaaaacaaaaacgagacagagtcatgaacatactaaaataacgttaacatttgcaaatctcaattcactcaatcaaagaaacatcattcatgcgaacagatccaacacgaaagaaactttatcaaaagaaccaaatcaatttgcttctgcttcaataaagatgctccgacattttttaactcaagagcttgaattacatacctacaagagagtgaattcaaatgaataaaatctgaaagttgtagagtcaatacagcaacaacaacaaaatctctatcaactcttcttcaaacccaagattcaaggcccgaaatgttgaaagaaaaaatttaatgaaacttttcaacctaaatttctctcctccccctcttttttttttcttctctcttctaaAATTTTCTctcctatttatagcaaaatttttgagatttttcagattttttttaaaaaaatattttattatttttttaattaaaagaaacctcacttacaaattgcttttatatttttataaaaagaaatctcacctttctttacttttattttttaaattccaactttaattacttttatcttatttaaaatcccactttttttttttactttttaaaagagaattccacttatttaacttttcttaaaaaacgatccacttttttttgcttttcttaatgccactttcttttactttatttttttttaattttcagatacctttatatttattttttaattccaactttcttttactttttatttttttaaaatttccacaaaactttatttttatttttttaattttctactttcttttactttttaaaagagaatttcacctacttttacttttattttttttattcaatacttccatttttcttattttttaaatcactcctgaaaattaaaaaaaataatattttttcggaatttttgtattattttaaaataaaaataaaaataaaataatattaatagtaataattcaccttttaaaattttgtataataaaaagtgtaataaagctaaaaattgtaggttaaaacccctaaaatatttacatagaagaagtgataaaaaattaaatattatcaaaaattaggtgctcacagctgccctctttgtttggaaacatgaagagttttcaagcaaagataaggtgagccatgtgactaatttttgaacatatttttattcaaaagggaagaaataaggataagagaaaagagaaagggtgcaaccgagtcttggttttggacagcctacatatcccagGTTATAGGAGAAttaggtcgcgtgtagttcaagaagttttggtagctggtactACCGAAGAGCTATGATTTTGCTGCTATTGCTGTTGtttctgcttactgaactccttattacaccgtgacaaaataaaagaagccagactaaactatgatatacgaattacaagaatcctatctatatcttgaaCTTGCAGTTTTTGCTGCCCTGCTGACTTGTACTCTCTGAGTgagattcctttgttgctgacttgaattgcattctaagatgctttccctttgttcttcaagtgggctcctgattgttgtcttcctttgaaccttgctgcttcccttcgttctccaggtgggctcctgattaccaacacttgtgctgtttttcctcgaaacttgaactgcttccttTCATTTTTCAGGTGGATTCCTAATTGCtaaactcctttgaaccttgctgcttcccttcgttctccatgtgggctccagattgccaatacttgcactgtttttcctcgaaacttgaactgtttccctttcgttcttcaggtgggctcctgattaccaacacttgacttgctgcttcccttcattttcaggtgggctcctgattaccaatacttgaactgtattcccttgttctccaggtgggcgcctgattgccaaaacttgaactgtattcccttgctttccaggtgggcgcctgattgctgaaacttgaattgtattcccttgctctccaggtgggcgcctgattgccataattggaattgtattcccttgctctccaagtgggagcctgattgccaaaacttgaactgtattcccttgctttccaggtgggcacctgattgctgaaacttgaattgtattcccttgctttccaggtgggcacctgattgctgaaacttgaattgtatttatATTCcattactctccaggtgggcgcctgattgccaaaacttgaattgtattcccttgctctccaggtgggcgcctgattgccaaaacttgaattgtattcccttgctctccaggtgggctcctgattgcttgaCTTGAACTGTCTTCTTCTTGAAACTACTTTTCTTTGACTTGTCCTCCCTTGTttatccaggcgggttcctgattgcttGGGTATGAACTGCTTTCTATTCTTTGAAACTAGTGCTGTCCTTCCCTGCtcttcagatgggcacctgacttccacaaaatagacaaaacaaaagaaaattttctgcacCAATTTGGTAGCCGGGCATATccgtgagtgttaattgaatcaggCTACCAAATAccttaagaatttgaaagctagatcccattatcccggagggtcctgaaaacttctagTAAAATGCCTGTTTCAAAGCtacattatatcttctaaaggtatgacttctgttgaatcttgttatctaagataGACTTAAAactcatcccattatccaggagggtcctgaaaatcaaaatcaagttttatcttaagagtgacatttttagggctaaattatactcccttacagtagaacttacgctaaatcttgttatctaatggaattcttaaagctaggtcccattattcaggagggtcctgaaaatttctagTGAATCCTACCTCAAGCATGCAAACTTCGAAGTTCCGCTTATATTcatttggggtacatttatgctagattctgctactcatgattattttgaattttaaactaagtcccatttttcaggagggtcctgagaactttgcgATCAAACTTGCTTGGTACTTGCTCTTTCTTCACGTAGgatttctccgaaacaaatgaaatttttgcCCATGTTTCAAATCgaagaaaaattttgtcagtttaaaatgtggtggttagttgtggcattcttgctgaaggtggttcttcctttgccatgctttgctttgactggctGCCTTGAGCCGGTCGAGAATTGTTTGCCATTCTAATTTATCCTTAACCCCAGGACCCTAGATGATCTGAGTGCTCTACTCCCCAACCGTTGTTTTTCATTTCTGACCTTTGcatctcccacgacattactgaaccatttcaCCGTTTAAACTTTTGCTTACACtctatgtcccacttttcatcacaCTATCTCTAGTATgtcctagccgtattttgctttgtgcaattttgaaattggtagtaaactttgaaatttcttcttatttgttgaaagaaggctaaccttggaagagatttagaggagtaaaattaacagcaatgaaatacgacgattttgagaattaagaataaagaagaaaatccaaatttggatgattgttggagagagaaaaagaaacttatctgagtggagtaactggcaccaataatcatggtatgcattttggattaatcaaccaagtctatttaaccaatcacttttccaattgttttactttgtgctccaagatctcTGCAAC comes from the Nicotiana sylvestris chromosome 4, ASM39365v2, whole genome shotgun sequence genome and includes:
- the LOC104223112 gene encoding uncharacterized protein isoform X2, with protein sequence MKENLDEKLNHSNGYNESKSLVFPTKDLLDSNGYHGGKDSLESETKERNEFWKHQELNGSVFFEDISRSNKHETTCKRNGNPFACDTEDRDHTWSIPEFEGSMIVDVDDKENGAIVSNAPFTSVSELFGIDTLLFTDKGVVECKLPESTICYKESNYNIMKDICIDEGCIDEGVPLVDKIVTESTKDDQPNSSVSLAADEHRPSYTRGDIDSELFSTGEYKASSIEDTDKIALAHHTTKEDEDTKSLVPIPSVLKPSSEDNISKGAVKDSCLEDVMKIFGSKYTTMAKAINTSEKEPGIQNSKESGSDADQSAQQPDQMPSGVATVNSQNAVSAPDEKNNNGPRSNFFSNSKSEAGAITCDQSSTESTLSSSVENVVNNLPEKSLKLESNSSHKDGSSDSISAGSQFHFTNSVDRSDRTVHGQSLDPKNMANLEDKTSDNLPLGTHGHFADGEASFSAGGPASGLITYSGPISHSGSVSLRSDSSTTSARSFAFPVLQNEWNSSPVRMAKTERRRKQRGWRQSLLCCRF
- the LOC104223112 gene encoding probable GPI-anchored adhesin-like protein PGA55 isoform X1 — encoded protein: MKENLDEKLNHSNGYNESKSLVFPTKDLLDSNGYHGGKDSLESETKERNEFWKHQELNGSVFFEDISRSNKHETTCKRNGNPFACDTEDRDHTWSIPEFEGSMIVDVDDKENGAIVSNAPFTSVSELFGIDTLLFTDKGVVECKLPESTICYKESNYNIMKDICIDEGCIDEGVPLVDKIVTESTKDDQPNSSVSLAADEHRPSYTRGDIDSELFSTGEYKASSIEDTDKIALAHHTTKEDEDTKSLVPIPSVLKPSSEDNISKGAVKDSCLEDVMKIFGSKYTTMAKAINTSEKEPGIQNSKESGSDADQSAQQPDQFLELQMPSGVATVNSQNAVSAPDEKNNNGPRSNFFSNSKSEAGAITCDQSSTESTLSSSVENVVNNLPEKSLKLESNSSHKDGSSDSISAGSQFHFTNSVDRSDRTVHGQSLDPKNMANLEDKTSDNLPLGTHGHFADGEASFSAGGPASGLITYSGPISHSGSVSLRSDSSTTSARSFAFPVLQNEWNSSPVRMAKTERRRKQRGWRQSLLCCRF